In Gracilimonas sp., a single window of DNA contains:
- a CDS encoding tryptophan 2,3-dioxygenase family protein, with amino-acid sequence MSLTYTNYLKIDELTNLQQLKSDPPEHDEVLFIIIHQTYELWFKQILHEFGKLRKDLEAGKTWGSLKTMRRILTILKTMVSQIDILETMTPLEFNSFREFLGQSSGFQSLQFREMEIVCGLRFPLMKEAHKDQPEHLKILEFRMEESTLWESFCSYLRTRGYEVHPKRENEKGLIHNPSEEIQEMLVSAMKNDPEAALIAELFVDYDEGLQEWRYRHVKMVERTIGTKKGTGGSDGAKYLHKTLNNPIFPDLWAIRSKF; translated from the coding sequence ATGAGCCTGACTTACACCAACTATCTAAAAATTGATGAGCTGACGAATCTGCAACAGCTTAAATCAGATCCGCCTGAACACGATGAAGTACTGTTTATCATCATTCATCAAACCTATGAACTTTGGTTCAAACAGATTCTGCATGAGTTTGGGAAATTACGGAAAGACCTTGAAGCCGGGAAAACCTGGGGTTCTCTCAAAACCATGCGGAGAATTCTGACTATCCTTAAAACCATGGTTTCTCAAATTGATATCCTTGAAACCATGACTCCGCTCGAATTCAACAGCTTTAGAGAATTTCTTGGTCAATCCAGCGGGTTTCAATCCCTGCAGTTCCGCGAAATGGAAATTGTGTGCGGACTTCGGTTTCCCCTCATGAAAGAAGCTCACAAAGATCAGCCCGAACACCTTAAGATATTAGAATTCCGAATGGAAGAATCCACACTGTGGGAAAGCTTTTGTTCATACCTGAGAACACGCGGTTACGAGGTTCACCCCAAACGGGAAAATGAAAAGGGACTCATTCACAATCCCTCAGAAGAAATTCAGGAAATGTTGGTAAGTGCCATGAAAAATGATCCTGAAGCGGCCCTGATAGCCGAGCTTTTTGTGGATTATGACGAAGGACTTCAGGAATGGCGATACCGGCATGTAAAAATGGTGGAGCGCACTATTGGCACTAAAAAAGGTACAGGGGGCTCGGATGGAGCAAAATATCTGCACAAAACTCTGAACAACCCTATTTTCCCGGATCTTTGGGCTATTCGATCTAAATTTTAA
- the recA gene encoding recombinase RecA, producing MADSNDRMKALDIAVGQIEKQHGKGTIMKLGAEAIQDIDVISTGSIMVDYALGVQGIPRGRVTEIYGPEASGKTTLALQVIAQAQKNGGYAAFIDAEHAFDPRYAKALGINVEELLVSQPDNGEQALEITETLIRSGALDVIVVDSVAALVPRAELEGEMGDSHMGLQARLMSQAMRKITGIINKSRTSCIFINQVREKIGVMFGNPETTTGGRALKFYSSVRLDIRRIGSIKKGDEVVGNRTKVKVAKNKVAPPFKVVEFNIMYGKGISRISEILDLAVEYDIIEKRGSWFRYDGEPIGQGSDAAMQFLEEDPELAGKIEKSVRAKLMGTLEDEEPQQKDEKKKKDKEAVEAES from the coding sequence ATGGCAGACTCGAACGATAGAATGAAAGCCCTCGACATTGCCGTAGGGCAAATTGAAAAACAACATGGCAAAGGAACCATCATGAAACTGGGAGCTGAGGCCATTCAGGATATTGATGTAATATCCACCGGTTCCATCATGGTAGATTATGCACTTGGGGTACAAGGAATTCCACGCGGACGTGTAACCGAAATTTACGGCCCGGAGGCCAGCGGTAAAACTACACTCGCCCTTCAGGTAATTGCTCAGGCACAAAAAAATGGCGGATATGCAGCCTTTATTGATGCAGAACACGCTTTTGATCCGCGCTATGCCAAAGCACTGGGCATCAATGTAGAAGAATTACTTGTTTCTCAGCCTGATAATGGGGAGCAAGCCCTTGAAATTACCGAAACCTTAATTCGCTCTGGTGCCCTTGATGTAATTGTGGTCGACTCCGTAGCCGCTCTGGTGCCTCGTGCCGAGTTGGAAGGTGAAATGGGAGATTCTCACATGGGCTTGCAGGCTCGCTTGATGTCGCAGGCCATGAGAAAAATCACCGGTATTATTAATAAGAGCCGCACTTCCTGTATTTTCATTAATCAGGTTCGTGAGAAAATCGGTGTGATGTTTGGTAACCCCGAAACTACAACTGGCGGGCGGGCCCTTAAATTCTACTCATCCGTTCGGTTGGATATCCGGCGTATCGGTTCCATCAAAAAAGGAGATGAAGTGGTCGGGAACCGAACCAAAGTGAAAGTTGCAAAAAACAAGGTGGCCCCTCCTTTCAAAGTAGTAGAATTCAACATTATGTACGGAAAAGGAATCTCGCGCATCTCTGAGATACTGGATCTGGCTGTAGAATACGACATTATTGAGAAACGAGGCAGTTGGTTTCGTTACGACGGTGAACCGATTGGACAAGGCTCAGATGCTGCCATGCAATTCCTGGAAGAAGATCCTGAATTGGCCGGAAAAATTGAAAAGAGCGTACGCGCCAAGTTAATGGGAACACTGGAGGACGAAGAGCCGCAACAAAAAGACGAGAAGAAAAAGAAAGATAAAGAAGCCGTTGAAGCAGAAAGCTAA
- a CDS encoding RecX family transcriptional regulator has product MKQKANYQQNSEKALELLPEPISEIRVQKKNTTRYSLFVDHQFLIGVSEATLTKLNLKKGVEITPSLFHQIEEAENQWAAREYFFRILSRRDHSRKELKDKAYKKGYSDSFVDEILDEFEQKEYIDDQKFARKYVTEKFEFNNWGPYKIRTQLFKKGISKQVTEQIIKEVFGDDAIKESMLALVEKKKQRYRREPEEKRRKKVFDFLMRKGYDSENILKNIDELLALIAQ; this is encoded by the coding sequence TTGAAGCAGAAAGCTAACTATCAGCAAAATTCGGAAAAAGCACTTGAGCTTCTTCCGGAACCTATCTCTGAGATCCGGGTTCAAAAAAAGAATACCACCCGGTATTCACTTTTTGTGGACCATCAGTTTTTGATTGGGGTCTCAGAAGCCACACTTACTAAGTTAAATCTAAAGAAAGGCGTTGAAATAACGCCTTCTTTGTTTCATCAAATAGAGGAAGCGGAAAACCAATGGGCGGCAAGAGAGTATTTTTTCCGGATATTGTCGCGGCGTGATCATTCCCGAAAAGAGCTTAAAGACAAAGCTTATAAAAAAGGTTACTCGGACAGTTTTGTCGATGAGATTCTGGATGAGTTTGAGCAAAAAGAATACATTGACGATCAAAAATTTGCCCGGAAATATGTGACGGAAAAATTTGAATTTAATAATTGGGGCCCTTATAAAATTCGTACACAACTGTTTAAAAAAGGAATTTCAAAACAAGTAACCGAACAAATCATAAAAGAGGTATTCGGAGATGACGCCATCAAAGAAAGCATGCTTGCACTTGTTGAGAAAAAGAAACAGCGCTACCGGCGTGAACCGGAAGAAAAAAGACGAAAGAAAGTATTCGATTTTTTGATGAGAAAAGGGTACGATTCAGAGAATATTTTAAAAAATATAGATGAACTCTTAGCACTAATTGCACAATGA
- a CDS encoding AI-2E family transporter — MRNITLDRVVRFIIGLAALAVSLVILYNYSNLVVFLVLAMILSYILDPFANRLQSMGLNRTFGITIILATVILILVFISTSVIPIIANQMAELTAQLNIENIRQIAVKVENQLINKFDFLPEGFLEENITIVFNELFNVNQISSIVSDALSIFTNIFSAVLVVPFAAFFFLKDGSKIRRDLLQLVPNKYFETTLTVIDKIEKRLGLYFRSVLFQSFLVALSSWTTLSIAGLDNSMSVGIAVGLANTIPYFGPILGYFLSIIVSIIETGNFSMVAACVLAIFIVQMLDNIVFQPMLFSRSADMHPVAILFIILVGAETAGILGMLIAIPLATVIKIMITQLSWSFNNYQVFRRDVTGLPGPD; from the coding sequence ATGAGAAATATCACGCTGGATCGTGTTGTACGCTTTATTATTGGGCTTGCTGCTTTAGCAGTTAGCTTGGTCATCTTATACAATTATTCAAATCTGGTTGTTTTCCTGGTTTTAGCCATGATCCTCAGCTATATATTGGACCCTTTTGCCAACCGGTTGCAATCCATGGGGCTGAACCGGACTTTTGGGATCACCATTATCCTGGCAACGGTAATTTTAATTCTGGTATTCATTTCAACCAGTGTCATACCAATAATAGCCAACCAGATGGCAGAACTCACTGCACAATTAAACATTGAAAATATCCGGCAGATTGCCGTAAAAGTTGAAAACCAATTAATCAATAAATTTGATTTTCTGCCTGAAGGTTTTCTTGAGGAAAATATTACTATCGTCTTCAACGAGCTTTTTAACGTAAATCAAATTTCCTCTATCGTCAGTGATGCACTAAGTATTTTCACCAACATATTCTCAGCAGTATTGGTAGTGCCTTTTGCTGCATTTTTCTTTTTAAAAGACGGGAGTAAAATTCGCCGCGACTTACTTCAGCTTGTTCCAAACAAATATTTTGAAACCACTTTAACGGTCATTGATAAAATTGAAAAACGACTTGGCCTGTATTTTCGAAGTGTTTTATTCCAAAGTTTTTTAGTGGCCTTATCATCATGGACCACACTTAGTATTGCCGGCTTAGACAATTCAATGTCGGTAGGTATTGCCGTTGGACTGGCGAATACCATCCCGTACTTCGGCCCTATATTGGGATATTTCCTGTCAATTATCGTATCCATTATCGAAACCGGTAATTTTTCGATGGTAGCCGCTTGTGTGCTTGCAATATTTATAGTACAAATGCTGGACAACATCGTTTTCCAACCCATGCTTTTCTCCCGATCGGCCGATATGCATCCGGTAGCCATTTTATTTATCATTCTCGTTGGCGCCGAAACGGCCGGTATTTTGGGGATGCTCATTGCCATTCCACTGGCAACCGTAATTAAAATTATGATTACACAGTTAAGCTGGAGCTTTAATAATTACCAGGTTTTCAGGCGGGACGTAACCGGTTTACCGGGCCCTGACTGA
- the purN gene encoding phosphoribosylglycinamide formyltransferase, which yields MKNIVVFASGSGTNFQSIIDAINRGEINANISGLITNKNGIGALKKAEDNNIPTRVISPENYITEEDFANELSVQLQEWKTDLIALAGYLKKIPSSIIQEYENCILNIHPSLLPKFGGKGFYGMNVHRAVIEANEKESGCSVHIVTDEFDQGPIIAQTKVEVKQNDSPQELAERILKEEHLLYPKAIQKHLKTL from the coding sequence TTGAAGAACATCGTTGTTTTTGCCTCCGGCTCTGGCACTAACTTTCAATCAATTATTGATGCTATAAACCGCGGAGAAATTAATGCAAACATTTCCGGGCTTATCACCAATAAGAATGGGATTGGTGCTCTCAAAAAAGCTGAAGATAACAACATTCCCACTCGCGTCATCTCTCCGGAGAATTATATAACAGAAGAAGATTTTGCAAACGAATTATCGGTTCAGCTCCAAGAATGGAAAACCGACCTGATTGCTTTGGCAGGATATTTGAAGAAGATTCCTTCTTCAATCATTCAAGAATATGAAAATTGTATTTTAAACATTCATCCCTCCCTTTTACCAAAATTTGGAGGTAAAGGATTTTACGGAATGAATGTACACCGGGCAGTGATTGAAGCAAATGAAAAAGAATCCGGCTGTTCAGTTCATATCGTTACCGATGAATTTGACCAAGGGCCGATAATTGCCCAAACTAAAGTTGAAGTTAAACAAAACGACAGCCCGCAAGAACTTGCTGAGCGTATTTTAAAAGAAGAGCATCTGCTTTATCCTAAAGCAATACAAAAACATCTCAAAACTTTATAA
- the purH gene encoding bifunctional phosphoribosylaminoimidazolecarboxamide formyltransferase/IMP cyclohydrolase, whose amino-acid sequence MSLKPLSSLPTTPLRINRALISVSDKSGLPQLAKALHKSGVEIISTGGTAKAIEAEGIPVKDVSEVTGFQECLDGRVKTLHPKVHGGILARTSYDADMEEIKDLDITPIELVVVNLYPFKNKVSTSGVTAAEATEFIDIGGPTMIRAAAKNFAHVSILSSPDQYNGFIEELEEKLAISFDTRRQLAKSAFAHTADYDSAISNYFTKLIEEEPAKQFNISLPISQELRYGENPHQKAAVYGNQNDFIDCFHGKQLSYNNYLDVDAALNIISDFDANEPACAIIKHTIPSGVGVDENLTEAYKKAFSTDRVSPFGGIVVVNQELDLDTAKTIDEIFTEIIIAPEYSEKALELLTQKKNRRLIRIKKSVREVQASSFRSIFGGMLNQEADLIPSNPDEFNIISKRKPTDQEMKDLMFAWKVVRHVKSNAIVYAKDGRTLGIGSGQTSRVVSSEIAVAKAGNEGLDLKGSAIASDAFFPFADGVEAAAKAGAKAVIQPGGSIRDEEVIQKANEYDMAMIFTGKRHFKH is encoded by the coding sequence GTGTCTCTAAAACCTCTTTCATCCCTACCCACCACCCCGTTAAGAATTAACCGTGCACTTATATCCGTTTCTGATAAGTCAGGGCTTCCCCAATTAGCGAAAGCTTTACATAAATCGGGAGTAGAAATTATTTCAACGGGAGGTACCGCAAAAGCTATCGAGGCTGAAGGGATTCCGGTGAAAGATGTGTCTGAAGTTACCGGGTTTCAGGAATGCCTGGATGGCCGCGTGAAAACACTTCACCCTAAGGTGCACGGCGGTATTTTAGCCCGGACATCTTATGATGCGGATATGGAAGAAATCAAAGACCTTGACATTACACCTATTGAGCTGGTGGTTGTAAATCTATACCCATTCAAAAATAAAGTAAGCACATCCGGTGTGACCGCTGCAGAAGCTACTGAGTTTATCGATATTGGCGGGCCAACTATGATCAGAGCTGCCGCAAAAAACTTTGCTCACGTTTCTATTCTAAGCTCTCCGGACCAATACAATGGTTTTATTGAAGAACTTGAAGAGAAGTTAGCTATTTCATTTGATACCCGAAGGCAATTAGCCAAAAGTGCTTTCGCCCATACGGCCGACTATGATTCCGCCATTTCAAATTATTTCACTAAGCTAATTGAAGAAGAACCGGCCAAACAGTTCAACATCTCTCTCCCGATCTCACAAGAATTACGCTATGGTGAAAATCCTCACCAAAAAGCCGCTGTCTACGGCAATCAAAATGACTTCATTGATTGCTTCCATGGAAAACAGCTCAGTTATAACAACTACCTGGATGTGGACGCGGCATTGAATATCATCTCCGATTTTGATGCCAATGAGCCTGCTTGTGCCATCATAAAGCACACTATCCCCAGCGGAGTTGGAGTGGATGAAAACTTAACGGAAGCCTATAAAAAGGCCTTCAGCACCGACCGCGTCTCTCCTTTTGGTGGAATTGTTGTTGTGAATCAAGAGCTGGATCTGGACACCGCCAAAACCATTGATGAAATTTTTACGGAAATCATCATCGCACCGGAATACAGTGAAAAAGCACTGGAGCTTTTGACTCAGAAAAAAAATCGCCGATTAATCAGGATCAAAAAGTCTGTTCGAGAAGTACAAGCATCTTCATTTAGATCTATTTTTGGAGGCATGTTAAACCAGGAAGCTGATTTAATCCCTTCAAACCCGGATGAATTTAATATTATAAGTAAGCGAAAGCCTACAGATCAAGAAATGAAGGACCTTATGTTTGCATGGAAAGTGGTGCGGCATGTGAAATCAAATGCTATTGTATATGCTAAAGATGGAAGAACTCTGGGAATCGGCTCCGGACAAACCAGCCGGGTAGTTTCTTCAGAAATAGCCGTAGCAAAGGCCGGGAATGAAGGGCTTGATTTAAAAGGATCCGCCATCGCTTCAGATGCGTTTTTCCCGTTTGCAGACGGTGTGGAAGCAGCGGCCAAGGCCGGAGCAAAAGCTGTTATTCAGCCCGGAGGGAGCATTCGTGATGAAGAAGTCATACAGAAAGCAAATGAATACGATATGGCTATGATATTCACCGGTAAAAGGCATTTTAAACACTAA
- a CDS encoding rod shape-determining protein, with translation MSESREVNTSENSKKQSQKGFLDFLYTDIAIDLGTANTLIYSRGEGIVLNEPSIVALNQQNVPVATGHEARLMHEKTHSKIRTVRPLRDGVIADFEVAEQMIRGMIKKVKMKWYSTTRQMVICVPSGITEVERRAVRDSAEHAGAKEVYLVDEPMAAAIGIGLDVHEPVGSMIVDIGGGTTEIAVIALSGIVYAQSVRLGGDELNDDIINYFRRNHNLLIGERTAEKIKCEIGSAAPLDEELEMITKGRDLVNGVPRTRHITSRDAREAIAESVNTIVESITKSLEQTPPELSADILDRGIMLTGGGALLKNLDKLIMETTDLPVHIAEDPLTAVVRGTGAILENLEYYRPVIS, from the coding sequence ATGTCAGAATCACGCGAAGTGAATACCTCAGAGAATTCAAAAAAACAATCTCAAAAAGGTTTCCTGGATTTCCTTTATACCGATATAGCCATTGATTTAGGTACAGCCAATACCCTTATTTATTCTCGAGGCGAGGGGATCGTTTTAAATGAGCCTTCCATCGTAGCACTAAATCAGCAAAATGTACCGGTAGCAACCGGGCATGAAGCTCGCCTGATGCACGAGAAAACACACAGCAAGATCAGAACCGTTCGTCCTCTCAGAGATGGAGTTATTGCTGACTTTGAAGTAGCGGAGCAGATGATTCGCGGGATGATCAAGAAAGTTAAAATGAAGTGGTATTCCACCACCCGCCAAATGGTTATTTGTGTCCCAAGTGGAATTACTGAAGTTGAGCGCCGTGCCGTTCGTGATAGTGCCGAACACGCAGGAGCCAAAGAAGTATACCTGGTGGACGAACCCATGGCTGCCGCAATAGGGATTGGATTGGATGTACATGAACCTGTTGGCAGCATGATTGTTGATATCGGGGGAGGCACAACTGAAATTGCTGTTATAGCTTTGTCAGGAATTGTTTATGCTCAGTCTGTACGGTTAGGGGGAGATGAATTGAATGATGACATTATTAACTATTTCCGCAGAAACCACAATCTTTTGATTGGTGAAAGAACTGCCGAAAAAATAAAGTGTGAGATTGGTTCGGCTGCTCCATTGGATGAAGAATTAGAGATGATAACCAAGGGACGAGATCTGGTTAACGGAGTTCCGAGAACTCGCCATATCACTTCCAGAGACGCCCGGGAAGCCATTGCTGAATCTGTAAATACTATTGTAGAGTCTATTACCAAGTCTCTCGAGCAAACCCCGCCCGAACTCTCAGCAGATATTTTGGATCGCGGAATTATGCTAACCGGCGGAGGTGCACTGCTTAAAAATCTGGATAAACTGATCATGGAAACCACCGACCTTCCCGTTCACATAGCAGAAGATCCATTGACGGCTGTTGTACGTGGAACCGGAGCTATACTCGAAAACCTTGAATATTACCGTCCGGTAATTTCCTAA